A DNA window from Seriola aureovittata isolate HTS-2021-v1 ecotype China chromosome 8, ASM2101889v1, whole genome shotgun sequence contains the following coding sequences:
- the sqstm1 gene encoding sequestosome-1 isoform X1, whose translation MSVTVKAYLLGKDESVKEIRRFAVDQDVSCIFEYLSKKTAGVFNNLKNSGLNLYYRDEDGDLVAFSSDDELMMGLACMKDDTFRLFIKEKKEHRRDFPLHAFPPFAFGPPPPPPLGAPHLTPPPALHPNVTCDGCEGPVVGTRFKCSVCPNYDLCSACQAQGTHTEHALLPIWHPLQQWFPRGKWMKRIRNCPGNQNQNLNQGKTHNQDQDKDHDQDQAGPSTPADESASQANVDFLKNIGEGVAAMLSPLGIDVDIDVEHEGQRTKVTPPSQTGGGGDVKTDGGGEDNGASEGSKVSRDSDEEWTHLSSREVDPSTGELQSLQPGNQDQGPPSEGQQGPPSEGQQGPPSEGQQGPPSGGQQGPTGLREAALYPHLPQEADPRLVESLSLMLSMGFTDEGGWLTRLLQAKNFDIGAALDAIQYAKQPRPHQP comes from the exons ATGTCAGTGACGGTGAAGGCCTACCTGTTGGGGAAAGACGAGTCGGTGAAGGAGATCCGGAGGTTCGCGGTGGATCAGGACGTTTCCTGCATCTTCGAGTACCTGAGCAAGAAAACCGCGGGAGTCTTTAACAACCTGAAGAACAGCGGGTTGAACTTGTACTACAGAG ATGAAGATGGAGACCTGGTGGCCTTTTCCTCTGATGATGAACTGATGATGGGGCTGGCCTGTATGAAGGATGACACCTTCCGCCTCTTCATCAAAG AGAAAAAAGAGCACCGCCGGGACTTTCCTCTCCATGCCTTCCCCCCCTTCGCCTTtggcccccctcctccccctccacttGGAGCTCCTCACCTGACCCCGCCCCCTGCCCTGCACCCTAATGTCACCTGTGACGGCTGCGAGGGTCCGGTGGTGGGAACTCGCTTCAAATGTTCTGTTTGTCCGAACTACGACCTGTGCTCTGCCTGCCAGGCTCAGGGGACACACACTGAGCACGCTCTGCTGCCCATCTGGCACCCACTGCAG CAGTGGTTTCCTCGGGGGAAGTGGATGAAGAGGATCAGAAACTGCCCGgggaaccagaaccagaacctgaaccagGGTAAGACCCACAACCAGGACCAGGACAAGGACCATGACCAGGACCAGGCTGGACCCTCCACACCTGCAGATGAATCTG CCTCTCAGGCCAATGTGGACTTCCTGAAGAACATCGGGGAGGGTGTGGCGGCCATGTTGAGCCCACTGG GTATCGACGTGGACATCGATGTGGAGCACGAGGGTCAGAGGACGAAGGTGACCCCTCCCTCTCAGACTGGAGGGGGGGGCGATGTGAAAACTGATGGAGGCGGTGAAGACAATGGAGCCAGcgaggggtcaaag GTGAGCAGAGACTCTGATGAGGAGTGGACTCACCTGAGCTCCAGAGAAGTCGACCCCTCCACTGGAGAATTGCAGTCCCTCCAGCCTGGGAACCAGGACCAGGGGCCCCCATCAGAGGGACAGCAAGGGCCCCCGTCAGAGGGACAGCAAGGGCCCCCGTCAGAGGGACAGCAAGGGCCCCCGTCAGGAGGACAGCAGGGTCCAACAGGTCTTAGGGAGGCAGCTCTATACCCCCACCTGCCTCAAG aggcAGATCCTCGCCTGGTGGAGTCCCTGTCCCTTATGCTGTCCATGGGCTTCACTGACGAGGGGGGGTGGTTGACTCGACTCCTTCAGGCCAAAAACTTCGACATCGGAGCCGCACTCGACGCCATCCAGTACGCCAAACAGCCTCGTCCACACCAGCCCTGA
- the sqstm1 gene encoding sequestosome-1 isoform X2 — protein sequence MSVTVKAYLLGKDESVKEIRRFAVDQDVSCIFEYLSKKTAGVFNNLKNSGLNLYYRDEDGDLVAFSSDDELMMGLACMKDDTFRLFIKEKKEHRRDFPLHAFPPFAFGPPPPPPLGAPHLTPPPALHPNVTCDGCEGPVVGTRFKCSVCPNYDLCSACQAQGTHTEHALLPIWHPLQWFPRGKWMKRIRNCPGNQNQNLNQGKTHNQDQDKDHDQDQAGPSTPADESASQANVDFLKNIGEGVAAMLSPLGIDVDIDVEHEGQRTKVTPPSQTGGGGDVKTDGGGEDNGASEGSKVSRDSDEEWTHLSSREVDPSTGELQSLQPGNQDQGPPSEGQQGPPSEGQQGPPSEGQQGPPSGGQQGPTGLREAALYPHLPQEADPRLVESLSLMLSMGFTDEGGWLTRLLQAKNFDIGAALDAIQYAKQPRPHQP from the exons ATGTCAGTGACGGTGAAGGCCTACCTGTTGGGGAAAGACGAGTCGGTGAAGGAGATCCGGAGGTTCGCGGTGGATCAGGACGTTTCCTGCATCTTCGAGTACCTGAGCAAGAAAACCGCGGGAGTCTTTAACAACCTGAAGAACAGCGGGTTGAACTTGTACTACAGAG ATGAAGATGGAGACCTGGTGGCCTTTTCCTCTGATGATGAACTGATGATGGGGCTGGCCTGTATGAAGGATGACACCTTCCGCCTCTTCATCAAAG AGAAAAAAGAGCACCGCCGGGACTTTCCTCTCCATGCCTTCCCCCCCTTCGCCTTtggcccccctcctccccctccacttGGAGCTCCTCACCTGACCCCGCCCCCTGCCCTGCACCCTAATGTCACCTGTGACGGCTGCGAGGGTCCGGTGGTGGGAACTCGCTTCAAATGTTCTGTTTGTCCGAACTACGACCTGTGCTCTGCCTGCCAGGCTCAGGGGACACACACTGAGCACGCTCTGCTGCCCATCTGGCACCCACTGCAG TGGTTTCCTCGGGGGAAGTGGATGAAGAGGATCAGAAACTGCCCGgggaaccagaaccagaacctgaaccagGGTAAGACCCACAACCAGGACCAGGACAAGGACCATGACCAGGACCAGGCTGGACCCTCCACACCTGCAGATGAATCTG CCTCTCAGGCCAATGTGGACTTCCTGAAGAACATCGGGGAGGGTGTGGCGGCCATGTTGAGCCCACTGG GTATCGACGTGGACATCGATGTGGAGCACGAGGGTCAGAGGACGAAGGTGACCCCTCCCTCTCAGACTGGAGGGGGGGGCGATGTGAAAACTGATGGAGGCGGTGAAGACAATGGAGCCAGcgaggggtcaaag GTGAGCAGAGACTCTGATGAGGAGTGGACTCACCTGAGCTCCAGAGAAGTCGACCCCTCCACTGGAGAATTGCAGTCCCTCCAGCCTGGGAACCAGGACCAGGGGCCCCCATCAGAGGGACAGCAAGGGCCCCCGTCAGAGGGACAGCAAGGGCCCCCGTCAGAGGGACAGCAAGGGCCCCCGTCAGGAGGACAGCAGGGTCCAACAGGTCTTAGGGAGGCAGCTCTATACCCCCACCTGCCTCAAG aggcAGATCCTCGCCTGGTGGAGTCCCTGTCCCTTATGCTGTCCATGGGCTTCACTGACGAGGGGGGGTGGTTGACTCGACTCCTTCAGGCCAAAAACTTCGACATCGGAGCCGCACTCGACGCCATCCAGTACGCCAAACAGCCTCGTCCACACCAGCCCTGA
- the mrnip gene encoding MRN complex-interacting protein — protein MVQEFHVVRCFSCESFQVQQVKKVNRWSCKVCGDKQSLLKEFGRGTGADCRRHVQKLNAIRGAMIEEQEQNTWSLWEQVEADGEEEPEEERDNQVSQTQVSRWFKYLDAPKEANEEGEPEEDNILMDRQQLHGINMTDRKRKRTTPVQSSCSRPSATTTSMTDTRPPSLTHTSPPSLNESSLTHTSPPSLTHTSLNESSLTHTSPPSLNESSLTKHPSKKRINPPSLSTAPVSKWTWFLSSDCQVQVGQEPSISGQNQPMDRATSLSCDVIRPHPLRPGSSLFETEEEFSFEDEEFLTDLSV, from the exons ATGGTCCAGGAGTTTCACGTGGTCAGGTGTTTCTCGTGTGAGAGTTTTCAGGTTCAACAG GTGAAGAAGGTGAACAGGTGGAGCTGTAAAGTGTGTGGAGATAAACAGTCGCTGCTCAAG GAGTTTGGGCGGGGCACTGGGGCCGACTGCAGACGTCATGTTCAGAAACTGAATGCCATCAGAGGAGCCATGAttgaggagcaggagcagaaCACTTGGTCGCTATG GGAACAGGTGGAggcagatggagaggaagaacCTGAGGAGGAGCGAGACAACCAG gtgagtcagactcagGTGAGCCGTTGGTTCAAGTACCTGGATGCACCAAAGGAGGCGAATGAAGAGGGGGAGCCGGAGGAGGACAATATTTTGATGGACAGACAACAGCTCCATGGCATCAACATGACTGACAG gaagaggaagagaaccACACCTGTACAG tcCAGCTGCTCCAGACCCTCAGCCACAACCACCAGCATGACCGACACCAGACCTCCCAGTCTGACCCACACTAGTCCTCCTAGTCTGAACGAGTCCAGTCTGACCCACACTAGTCCTCCTAGTCTGACCCACACTAGTCTGAACGAGTCCAGTCTGACCCACACTAGTCCTCCTAGTCTGAACGAGTCCAGTCTGACCAAACATCCCAGTAAGAAGAGAATTAATCCTCCTAGCCTGAGTACTGCTCCAGTCTCCAAGTGGACTTGGTTCCTCAGTTCTGACTGTCAGGTGCAGGTGGGGCAGGAACCTTCCATCAGTGGGCAGAATCAGCCAATGGATAGAGCCACCTCTTTGtcctgtgatgtcatcaggccCCACCCCCTGCGTCCTGGTTCCTCCCTGTTTGAGACCGAAGAGGAGTTCAGCTTTGAGGACGAGGAGTTCCTGACGGATCTGAGCGTTTAA
- the LOC130173968 gene encoding TBC1 domain family member 9B isoform X2: MWIQPEEVLLAGALWVSERANPFFILQRRRGHGRGGGLSGLLVGTLDVVLDSSARVAPYRILLQTADSQIYWNIACGSSRKEITEHWDWLESNLLQTISIFDNDEDVTTFVKGKISGIIAEENRLKKGEEQEEDCGKFREAELKMRRLFGMPDEEKLVNYYSCSYWKGRVPRQGWLYLSVNHLCFYSFLLGKEVTLVVQWTEVTQLEKNATLVFPESIRVSTRNTEHFFSMFLNINDTFKLMEQLANIAMRQLLDNEAFAADRSLPKPCKTLKNVSALKRDLDARAKNERYRMMFRLMQDERLDGHTDCTLWTPFAKMHVVGQLFISNNYICFNSREEDLCQLIIPLREVTIVEKADSSSVLPCPVSISTKNKMNFLFANLKDRDFLVQRISDFLQRTPDSSWGDTSPLSLIGHSASSSAPSSSSTGSESVHRGRHYHPGLPTASQGLLQLYHRDAPEDLGPKAMKEKMKEEAWNIHFSEFGRGVCMYRTSRTRELVLNGIPERLRGELWLLFSGAQNEMSTHPGYYGDLVEQAMGLCSLATEEIERDLHRSMPEHRAFQNETGIAALRRVLTAYAHRNPGIGYCQAMNIVTSVLLLYCTEEEAFWLLVALCERMLPDYYNTRVVGALVDQGVFEDLTRAFLPLLYEHMQELGVISTISLSWFLTLFLSVMPFDSAVLLVDCFFYEGIKVIFQVALAVLHDNMDALLSCSDEGEAMTILGRYLDNVVNKQTVAPPIPHLHALLTSGDDPPPEIDIFDLIKSSYEKFGSLRSDVIEQMRFKQRLKVIQSLEDTAKRSVVRAMMTESAFSIEELEELYCLFKSKHMTSCYWGSSSSAAERHDPSLPYLEQYRIDPAQFTQLFTALAPWICGGHTPTLSARLFRLLDQNQDGLVNFKEFITGLSGMYHGDMTEKLKLLYKLHLPPALCPEEAESALEATHFFTDDETQGEEGKDGGGDSEEKKEEKVKDYRYYLRMWAKEKEPKRETIKDLPRMNQEQFIELCKTLYNMFSEEPLEQELYHSIATVASLLLRIGEVGKKFNNGTKKTDTAASQALPPTQTPALNPQREEGPCEGGSDESQVCRALADAQLEPAALQTSDEETKDDTSVSSYSVVSSSSLQCEDIADDTVLIGGEQRRGSTLDVDWSITFEQVLASLLTEPPLVDYFERKVDIQNKMAACKAQRAVERQISSASDHELTQHSV; the protein is encoded by the exons ATGTGGATCCAGCCGGAGGAGGTGCTGCTGGCCGGAGCTCTGTGGGTCTCTGAGCGGGCCAACCCGTTCTTCatcctgcagaggaggagggggcacgGCCGCGGCGGTGGCCTCTCCG GTCTCCTGGTTGGGACACTGGATGTGGTTCTGGACTCGAGTGCCAGAGTGGCTCCTTATAGGATCCTGCTACAGACCGCAGACTCTCAGATCTACTGGAACATTGCTTGTG GCTCATCCAGGAAGGAGATCACAGAGCACTGGGACTGGCTGGAGTCCAACCTGCTGCAGACCATCTCCATCTTCGACAACGATGAAGATGTCACCACCTTCGTCAAAGGGAAGATCTCT GGCATCATCGCAGAGGAGAACCGGCTGAAGAAgggggaggagcaggaagaggactGTGGGAAGTTTCGGGAGGCGGAGCTGAAGATGAGGAGGCTGTTTGGGATGCCTGATGAGGAGAAGCTGGTGAATTATTACTCCTGTAGCTACTGGAAGGGAAGAGTCCCGCGGCAGGGCTGGCTTTACCTGTCCGTCAACCACCTGTGCTTCTACTCCTTCCTTCTGGGCAAGGAGG TGACTCTGGTGGTGCAGTGGACGGAGGTGACTCAGCTGGAGAAGAACGCCACCCTGGTGTTTCCAGAGAGCATTCGTGTCAGCACTCGGAACACTGAACATTTCTTCTCCATGTTCCTAAACATCAACGACACCTTCAAGCTGATGGAGCAGCTCGCTAACATCGCCATGCGTCAGCTGCTTGATAATGAGGCATTCGCCGCCGACCGCTCGCTGCCCAAACCCTGCAAGACACTCAAAAACGTCTCTGCACTCAAGAG GGATCTGGATGCCCGCGCAAAGAACGAGCGGTACCGCATGATGTTTCGGCTGATGCAGGACGAGCGTCTGGACGGACACACGGACTGCACGCTGTGGACGCCATTTGCTAAGATGCACGTGGTCGGACAGCTGTTCATCTCCAACAACTACATCTGTTttaacagcagagaagaagaccTGTGTCAGCTCATCATACCACTCAGAGAG GTGACCATCGTGGAGAAGGCGGACAGCAGTAGTGTCCTGCCATGTCCCGTCTCCATCAGTACCAAGAACAAAATGAACTTCCTGTTCGCCAACCTCAAAGACAGAGACTTCCTGGTCCAACGCATCTCCGACTTCCTACAGCGAACGCCTGACAGCTCGTGGGGGGATACCAGCCCGCTGTCTCTGATTGGTCACTCG GCGTCCTCCAGtgccccctcctcctcgtctACAGGATCTGAGTCCGTCCACAGGGGGCGTCATTACCACCCTGGGCTGCCCACGGCCAGCCAGggtctgctgcagctctaccACCGAGACGCTCCAGAGGACCTGGGACCCAAAGCC atgaaggagaaaatgaaggaagAGGCATGGAACATCCATTTCTCAGAGTTTGGTCGAGGTGTCTGCATGTACCGGACCTCCAGAACCAGAGAACTGGTCCTCAATGGGATTCCAGAGCGCCTGAGAGGAGAGTTGTGGCTGCTGTTCTCTG GAGCGCAGAACGAGATGTCAACCCACCCTGGTTACTATGGCGACTTAGTGGAACAGGCCATGGGACTGTGCTCATTGGCTACAGAGGAGATTGAGCGTGACCTCCATCGCTCGATGCCTGAACACAGAGCCTTTCAGAATGAGACAGGCATCGCTGCACTGCGCCGCGTCCTCACCGCCTACGCCCACCGCAACCCGGGCATCGGATACTGCCAG GCCATGAACATCGTCACCTCCGTCCTGCTGCTCTACTGTACGGAGGAAGAAGCCTTCTGGCTGCTGGTGGCGCTGTGTGAGCGGATGCTGCCTGACTACTACAACACCAGAGTCGTTG GAGCTCTGGTGGATCAGGGCGTATTTGAGGATCTGACCCGGGCCTTCCTCCCCCTGCTGTATGAACACATGCAGGAGCTGGGAGTCATCTCCACCATCAGCCTCTCTTGGTTCCTAACCCTCTTCCTGTCGGTGATGCCGTTCGACAGCGCCGTCCTATTGGTCGACTGCTTCTTCTACGAGGGCATCAAGGTCATCTTCCAG GTGGCACTGGCTGTTCTCCATGACAACATGGACGCCCTGTTGTCCTGCAGCGACGAGGGAGAAGCTATGACCATCCTGGGCAG gtacCTGGATAATGTTGTGAATAAACAGACCGTGGCTCCGCCCATCCCTCACCTGCACGCCCTGCTGACGAGTGGAGACGACCCTCCACCTGAGATCGACATCTTTGACCTCATCAAGTCGTCCTATGAG AAGTTCGGTAGCCTGCGCTCTGATGTCATTGAGCAGATGAGGTTCAaacagaggttaaaggtcatcCAATCACTGGAGGACACAGCCAAGAGGAGCGTG gtgagggCGATGATGACGGAGTCGGCCTTCAGTAtcgaggagctggaggagctctACTGTCTCTTTAAG TCCAAACACATGACCAGCTGTTACTGGggctccagcagctctgcagctgagCGACACGACCCCAGTCTGCCGTACCTGGAGCAGTACCGCATTGACCCGGCCCAGTTCACCCAGCTCTTCACCGCCCTCGCCCCCTGGATCTGTggaggccacacccccactctGTCAGCCCGCCTCTTCAGACTcctggaccagaaccaggacGGACTGGTCAACTTCAAAGAGTTCATCACTGGGCTCA GTGGGATGTATCATGGCGACATGACGGAGAAACTCAAGCTGTTGTACAAGCTCCACCTCCCACCAG ctCTGTGTCCTGAAGAGGCAGAATCTGCTCTGGAGGCGACGCACTTCTTCACTGACGACGAAACACAag GTGAGGAGgggaaggatggaggaggagacagtgagGAGAAGAAAG AGGAGAAGGTGAAGGACTACAGGTACTACCTGAGAATGTGGGCCAAAGAGAAGGAGCCCAAGAGAGAGACCATCAAAGACCTGCCCCGGATGAACCAG GAGCAGTTCATCGAGTTGTGTAAGACTCTGTACAACATGTTCAGTGAGGAGCCTCTGGAGCAGGAGCTCTATCACTCCATTGCCACTGTGGCAAGTCTGCTGCTGCGCATCGGAGAGGTCGGCAAGAAGTTCAACAACGGGACGAAGAAGACTGACACTGCTGCCTCGCAGGCCCTGCCCCCCACCCAGACCCCGGCCTTAAACcctcagagggaggaggggccTTGTGAGGGGGGGTCAGATGAGTCTCAGGTGTGCCGGGCTCTGGCGGACGCCCAGCTGGAGCCGGCAGCTCTGCAGACATCTGATGAGGAAACCAAAGATGACACATCGGTGTCGTCGTACTCGGTGGTGAGCTCCAGTTCGCTGCAGTGCGAGGACATTGCTGACGACACCGTGCTGATTGGCGGTGAGCAGAGGCGGGGCAGCACCCTGGATGTTGATTGGTCAATCACCTTCGAGCAGGTACTGGCGTCGCTGCTGACGGAGCCGCCGCTTGTCGACTACTTTGAGAGGAAGGTGGACATCCAGAACAAGATGGCCGCCTGTAAGGCCCAGAGAGCAGTGGAGCGTCAGATAAGCTCCGCCTCCGACCATGAACTCACCCAGCACTCAGTATGA
- the LOC130173968 gene encoding TBC1 domain family member 9B isoform X1 gives MWIQPEEVLLAGALWVSERANPFFILQRRRGHGRGGGLSGLLVGTLDVVLDSSARVAPYRILLQTADSQIYWNIACGSSRKEITEHWDWLESNLLQTISIFDNDEDVTTFVKGKISGIIAEENRLKKGEEQEEDCGKFREAELKMRRLFGMPDEEKLVNYYSCSYWKGRVPRQGWLYLSVNHLCFYSFLLGKEVTLVVQWTEVTQLEKNATLVFPESIRVSTRNTEHFFSMFLNINDTFKLMEQLANIAMRQLLDNEAFAADRSLPKPCKTLKNVSALKRDLDARAKNERYRMMFRLMQDERLDGHTDCTLWTPFAKMHVVGQLFISNNYICFNSREEDLCQLIIPLREVTIVEKADSSSVLPCPVSISTKNKMNFLFANLKDRDFLVQRISDFLQRTPDSSWGDTSPLSLIGHSASSSAPSSSSTGSESVHRGRHYHPGLPTASQGLLQLYHRDAPEDLGPKAMKEKMKEEAWNIHFSEFGRGVCMYRTSRTRELVLNGIPERLRGELWLLFSGAQNEMSTHPGYYGDLVEQAMGLCSLATEEIERDLHRSMPEHRAFQNETGIAALRRVLTAYAHRNPGIGYCQAMNIVTSVLLLYCTEEEAFWLLVALCERMLPDYYNTRVVGALVDQGVFEDLTRAFLPLLYEHMQELGVISTISLSWFLTLFLSVMPFDSAVLLVDCFFYEGIKVIFQVALAVLHDNMDALLSCSDEGEAMTILGRYLDNVVNKQTVAPPIPHLHALLTSGDDPPPEIDIFDLIKSSYEKFGSLRSDVIEQMRFKQRLKVIQSLEDTAKRSVVRAMMTESAFSIEELEELYCLFKSKHMTSCYWGSSSSAAERHDPSLPYLEQYRIDPAQFTQLFTALAPWICGGHTPTLSARLFRLLDQNQDGLVNFKEFITGLSGMYHGDMTEKLKLLYKLHLPPALCPEEAESALEATHFFTDDETQESSFLSDLDILGQQEVTSGEEGKDGGGDSEEKKEEKVKDYRYYLRMWAKEKEPKRETIKDLPRMNQEQFIELCKTLYNMFSEEPLEQELYHSIATVASLLLRIGEVGKKFNNGTKKTDTAASQALPPTQTPALNPQREEGPCEGGSDESQVCRALADAQLEPAALQTSDEETKDDTSVSSYSVVSSSSLQCEDIADDTVLIGGEQRRGSTLDVDWSITFEQVLASLLTEPPLVDYFERKVDIQNKMAACKAQRAVERQISSASDHELTQHSV, from the exons ATGTGGATCCAGCCGGAGGAGGTGCTGCTGGCCGGAGCTCTGTGGGTCTCTGAGCGGGCCAACCCGTTCTTCatcctgcagaggaggagggggcacgGCCGCGGCGGTGGCCTCTCCG GTCTCCTGGTTGGGACACTGGATGTGGTTCTGGACTCGAGTGCCAGAGTGGCTCCTTATAGGATCCTGCTACAGACCGCAGACTCTCAGATCTACTGGAACATTGCTTGTG GCTCATCCAGGAAGGAGATCACAGAGCACTGGGACTGGCTGGAGTCCAACCTGCTGCAGACCATCTCCATCTTCGACAACGATGAAGATGTCACCACCTTCGTCAAAGGGAAGATCTCT GGCATCATCGCAGAGGAGAACCGGCTGAAGAAgggggaggagcaggaagaggactGTGGGAAGTTTCGGGAGGCGGAGCTGAAGATGAGGAGGCTGTTTGGGATGCCTGATGAGGAGAAGCTGGTGAATTATTACTCCTGTAGCTACTGGAAGGGAAGAGTCCCGCGGCAGGGCTGGCTTTACCTGTCCGTCAACCACCTGTGCTTCTACTCCTTCCTTCTGGGCAAGGAGG TGACTCTGGTGGTGCAGTGGACGGAGGTGACTCAGCTGGAGAAGAACGCCACCCTGGTGTTTCCAGAGAGCATTCGTGTCAGCACTCGGAACACTGAACATTTCTTCTCCATGTTCCTAAACATCAACGACACCTTCAAGCTGATGGAGCAGCTCGCTAACATCGCCATGCGTCAGCTGCTTGATAATGAGGCATTCGCCGCCGACCGCTCGCTGCCCAAACCCTGCAAGACACTCAAAAACGTCTCTGCACTCAAGAG GGATCTGGATGCCCGCGCAAAGAACGAGCGGTACCGCATGATGTTTCGGCTGATGCAGGACGAGCGTCTGGACGGACACACGGACTGCACGCTGTGGACGCCATTTGCTAAGATGCACGTGGTCGGACAGCTGTTCATCTCCAACAACTACATCTGTTttaacagcagagaagaagaccTGTGTCAGCTCATCATACCACTCAGAGAG GTGACCATCGTGGAGAAGGCGGACAGCAGTAGTGTCCTGCCATGTCCCGTCTCCATCAGTACCAAGAACAAAATGAACTTCCTGTTCGCCAACCTCAAAGACAGAGACTTCCTGGTCCAACGCATCTCCGACTTCCTACAGCGAACGCCTGACAGCTCGTGGGGGGATACCAGCCCGCTGTCTCTGATTGGTCACTCG GCGTCCTCCAGtgccccctcctcctcgtctACAGGATCTGAGTCCGTCCACAGGGGGCGTCATTACCACCCTGGGCTGCCCACGGCCAGCCAGggtctgctgcagctctaccACCGAGACGCTCCAGAGGACCTGGGACCCAAAGCC atgaaggagaaaatgaaggaagAGGCATGGAACATCCATTTCTCAGAGTTTGGTCGAGGTGTCTGCATGTACCGGACCTCCAGAACCAGAGAACTGGTCCTCAATGGGATTCCAGAGCGCCTGAGAGGAGAGTTGTGGCTGCTGTTCTCTG GAGCGCAGAACGAGATGTCAACCCACCCTGGTTACTATGGCGACTTAGTGGAACAGGCCATGGGACTGTGCTCATTGGCTACAGAGGAGATTGAGCGTGACCTCCATCGCTCGATGCCTGAACACAGAGCCTTTCAGAATGAGACAGGCATCGCTGCACTGCGCCGCGTCCTCACCGCCTACGCCCACCGCAACCCGGGCATCGGATACTGCCAG GCCATGAACATCGTCACCTCCGTCCTGCTGCTCTACTGTACGGAGGAAGAAGCCTTCTGGCTGCTGGTGGCGCTGTGTGAGCGGATGCTGCCTGACTACTACAACACCAGAGTCGTTG GAGCTCTGGTGGATCAGGGCGTATTTGAGGATCTGACCCGGGCCTTCCTCCCCCTGCTGTATGAACACATGCAGGAGCTGGGAGTCATCTCCACCATCAGCCTCTCTTGGTTCCTAACCCTCTTCCTGTCGGTGATGCCGTTCGACAGCGCCGTCCTATTGGTCGACTGCTTCTTCTACGAGGGCATCAAGGTCATCTTCCAG GTGGCACTGGCTGTTCTCCATGACAACATGGACGCCCTGTTGTCCTGCAGCGACGAGGGAGAAGCTATGACCATCCTGGGCAG gtacCTGGATAATGTTGTGAATAAACAGACCGTGGCTCCGCCCATCCCTCACCTGCACGCCCTGCTGACGAGTGGAGACGACCCTCCACCTGAGATCGACATCTTTGACCTCATCAAGTCGTCCTATGAG AAGTTCGGTAGCCTGCGCTCTGATGTCATTGAGCAGATGAGGTTCAaacagaggttaaaggtcatcCAATCACTGGAGGACACAGCCAAGAGGAGCGTG gtgagggCGATGATGACGGAGTCGGCCTTCAGTAtcgaggagctggaggagctctACTGTCTCTTTAAG TCCAAACACATGACCAGCTGTTACTGGggctccagcagctctgcagctgagCGACACGACCCCAGTCTGCCGTACCTGGAGCAGTACCGCATTGACCCGGCCCAGTTCACCCAGCTCTTCACCGCCCTCGCCCCCTGGATCTGTggaggccacacccccactctGTCAGCCCGCCTCTTCAGACTcctggaccagaaccaggacGGACTGGTCAACTTCAAAGAGTTCATCACTGGGCTCA GTGGGATGTATCATGGCGACATGACGGAGAAACTCAAGCTGTTGTACAAGCTCCACCTCCCACCAG ctCTGTGTCCTGAAGAGGCAGAATCTGCTCTGGAGGCGACGCACTTCTTCACTGACGACGAAACACAag AATCTTCCTTCTTGTCTGATCTGGACATTTTGgggcagcaggaagtgacatcag GTGAGGAGgggaaggatggaggaggagacagtgagGAGAAGAAAG AGGAGAAGGTGAAGGACTACAGGTACTACCTGAGAATGTGGGCCAAAGAGAAGGAGCCCAAGAGAGAGACCATCAAAGACCTGCCCCGGATGAACCAG GAGCAGTTCATCGAGTTGTGTAAGACTCTGTACAACATGTTCAGTGAGGAGCCTCTGGAGCAGGAGCTCTATCACTCCATTGCCACTGTGGCAAGTCTGCTGCTGCGCATCGGAGAGGTCGGCAAGAAGTTCAACAACGGGACGAAGAAGACTGACACTGCTGCCTCGCAGGCCCTGCCCCCCACCCAGACCCCGGCCTTAAACcctcagagggaggaggggccTTGTGAGGGGGGGTCAGATGAGTCTCAGGTGTGCCGGGCTCTGGCGGACGCCCAGCTGGAGCCGGCAGCTCTGCAGACATCTGATGAGGAAACCAAAGATGACACATCGGTGTCGTCGTACTCGGTGGTGAGCTCCAGTTCGCTGCAGTGCGAGGACATTGCTGACGACACCGTGCTGATTGGCGGTGAGCAGAGGCGGGGCAGCACCCTGGATGTTGATTGGTCAATCACCTTCGAGCAGGTACTGGCGTCGCTGCTGACGGAGCCGCCGCTTGTCGACTACTTTGAGAGGAAGGTGGACATCCAGAACAAGATGGCCGCCTGTAAGGCCCAGAGAGCAGTGGAGCGTCAGATAAGCTCCGCCTCCGACCATGAACTCACCCAGCACTCAGTATGA